The Chaetodon auriga isolate fChaAug3 chromosome 22, fChaAug3.hap1, whole genome shotgun sequence genome contains a region encoding:
- the LOC143315005 gene encoding microsomal glutathione S-transferase 1-like has protein sequence MATLMEDDVFRAFTTYAAIVIVKMVLMGPLTAYYRITRGSFANLEDVARKSADEQKKLLRTHPDVERVRRCHLNDLENIVPFLGIALLYTLTGPDLSCALLHFRVFAGSRIFHTISYVGALPQPCRGLSYLTGATVTLSMAYRVLSTVLVL, from the exons ATGGCAACGCTAATGGAAGATGACGTATTCAGGGCTTTCACCACCTATGCTGCGATTGTTATTGTCAAGATGGTGCTAATGGGGCCCTTGACGGCATACTATCGCATCACCAGAGGG TCTTTCGCCAATTTGGAAGATGTAGCCAGAAAGTCTGCAGATGAACAGAAGAAACTGCTGAGAACCCATCCAGATGTTGAGCGAGTTCGAAG GTGTCACCTGAATGACCTGGAAAACATTGTTCCCTTCCTGGGGATCGCGCTGCTCTATACTCTGACTGGACCTGATCTTTCATGTGCTCTGCTTCACTTTCGTGTCTTTGCTGGTTCTCGAATCTTCCACACCATTTCCTACGTCGGTGCTCTGCCTCAGCCCTGCAGGGGTCTCTCTTATCTAACGGGCGCGACTGTCACCTTGTCCATGGCTTACAGGGTCCTCAGCACAGTCCTTGTCCTTTAG